Proteins co-encoded in one Stomoxys calcitrans chromosome 5, idStoCalc2.1, whole genome shotgun sequence genomic window:
- the LOC106087962 gene encoding glutathione S-transferase 1, protein MVKLILYMHPASAPSRAVIFVAKYIGVGLEYKIVDFLKRDTLKPDFLKMNPLHTLPTLIDGSAVIYDSHAICSYLVEKYAPNDDKLYPKDLIKRAFVDAILHFDSCDLFSPMRSMYAPIFYHGFHELRKETIAAIQHTWLTMERLLENHHFLCGDDMTIADICCIATTTAVLAFAPIDEKACPKLLAWVKRMRAMPFYSEDGAEGVKKIVLEKIMENCKA, encoded by the exons ATGGTTAAATTAATTCTTTATATGCATCCCGCCTCTGCTCCCTCGAGAGCTGTTATCTTTGTGGCCAAATATATTGGAGTGGGATTGGAATATAA aattgttgattttctcAAGCGTGATACTCTAAAGCCTGACTTCCTCAAAATGAATCCCCTGCACACCTTACCCACTCTCATCGATGGCAGTGCTGTGATCTATGATTCCCATGCCATTTGTTCTTATCTTGTGGAGAAATATGCCCCAAACGATGATAAATTATATCCCAAGGATTTGATCAAACGTGCCTTTGTTGATGCCATTTTGCATTTCGATTCGTGTGACTTATTCTCCCCTATGCGTTCCATGTATGCTCCCATTTTTTACCATGGTTTCCACGAACTGCGTAAGGAGACTATTGCTGCCATACAGCACACCTGGTTGACCATGGAACGTTTGTTAGAGAATCATCATTTTCTGTGCGGTGATGACATGACCATTGCGGATATATGCTGTATTGCTACCACAACCGCTGTGTTGGCCTTTGCCCCAATCGATGAAAAGGCATGCCCAAAATTATTAGCATGGGTAAAACGCATGCGTGCCATGCCCTTTTATAGTGAAGATGGTGCTGAgggtgtgaaaaaaattgttttggagAAAATTATGGAAAACTGCAAagcttga